From the Montipora foliosa isolate CH-2021 unplaced genomic scaffold, ASM3666993v2 scaffold_449, whole genome shotgun sequence genome, the window tctcgttctcccaaactttcactcgtgtttctataactcgatagaaacactgTACATGTtatctatttcttaaataaacgTTAATTGAATTGCCAAGAGTAGAAAATACCATTGTTATTTTTGACTTTTTGAAAACGTTAAAAGAATTCCAATTGAATAAGGTAGctaactttaaaaaattacaaccaattttttttttgtttaacttttacgTTTAAAGTTCCTTTATGAAATCCACGCAATAGAGATGCAAGTTTTGCATCAAAAAGCCTTATTGCACCGGCACTTGTTGCAGAATTGACACGCATGAAACATTCACCAATGTTGAGTCAAACTCAACTCTCGCAGTCAGCCATTAACCTGTATTGAAAGGCAACTTGTATAAACAAACGTCTAACGGCTTCCAAATGATTGCGAAAGAGTTTCTCTTTACCAAAGGCCTTTACCCGTGCCATCACTGTATATCAGCATTTTAATGATACATGAAGTAGTGTTGCAAATCGACCGGGCTTCACGACGAATCGACTCAATTCGTGATGACGTGGCATCAGGACGTCTCTGCATTGTTTGAAGCAAATACTCGCCAGAAGAACGTTTCTGTATAACACAAATAAGTAGTAAGggagataaattttcagaaTACAGAAAATAGCAAGGAGTTGCCTTTAAAACCCAAGGCATGATGAGGAATGTCAAAATAATTGTTCAGTACGACATTGTTTGAAGAAACACCGATCCTATGTTGCTATCTTTCGACGTCAAGAAATTGTGGTAGGGAAAATTCCTGGAAATTATTTGCTCAGTCGCCCATCACCTACAAAGCAAATTGACCTCAAGGATGACATGACCAAAGGCAAATCGCCTGAAATAAACGTGCTTTTTAACAGTATGCACTTCATTTGTGGAAGTTAAAGAGAGTCTATTCTTTACACTCCGGCCCAGACAAAAGGAATCTAATATACCAGGCCGGTCAAGTAACTTGCAAGTCCTGTCTTTCATAAATTTCATTAATTCGAGACCCTTTTGACCTTCCCAAACAGTCTTGTTCCGATATGGAACATCAAGAAAATAGTTTCGGATCTGGAGGCCAATTGATTTTGAGAGGGCGACATCCTcttcgcgtccgaaaaatcatgctttgctcgccaaaacattttctcctgggattctctTGAGGTCGACTTGAGGCAAGTCTAATatcaaaacaacaaagaaatgtttttccGACATGCTCTTAACAGAAGTTTATCTGCTTTTCAATCCTTGCAAGAAAACTTGAGAAGAAAAGGCAACGTCTTTGAAAAGTAACCACCACGCATGTGTAAATGATACGCCAAGCCTACCAACTACTTGGTTCGTCTGGTTGGGAAGAGGTGCTGCAAGATATTAGAGGAGAAGTGAATTGTCGTATGGTAGGAGATTGGCTACAGAATCAGAACTAACTTTCTGACAGTCACCAAAATACAACAACATATTACAAGCCGTATCTGTGAAACTGGAACAGAATAATTTGTGTCACCTAGAACTTACTTCATCTATGCAGCTATTTTGTAGGCTTGTCCCTTCCCCTGCATTCTCTGCTCACccaaaaaattgtcactttcaCTAAAAACAGTGCGGATGTCGACATGAGAAAGTGGTAAGTACCCTGGGTTTGAGAAAGTGTGagcccctcccctcccctcccctcccccttccccccacaaCACCCTGAAAAATTCTAGCTACGCCCCTGAGAGAGCTGAAGCTCAAAACCATCTTAAGTCATATTGAACGGGTTCAGTGGAGAATAATTCAGAAATCTCAATATCAAATCGTAAAGACCACTAGGTTGCATGACACATACATCTGCATCTGCATTTGTATCTTCATTTTCCTGATCTAGCACCCGGCAAAGTCCTCTCGAATTGTGGCTGTTTTTGATTTGGTACCTGATACACTGATACATCACTGGCATGCCAAAACAAAGAATGCTCAAGACtatcaaggaaagaaaaaacaatgcaaaacgaGCGAAACAAACGAGCAAAGCCAACGCTTAAATGTGTGGAAAGGCAGTGCAAATGACATGGAAAATCCATAATGTCATCAAAATATTTGTTACTAGCAATGCCGCTGAATTTTAGGTGCAACTCTGCATTGATAATTCAATATAAAAGTTCATGACTGTGAACAAAATGACAGACACTAATATTAATCCATAAGGAATCCATAGCATAAAGGTGTTTTTACTGCTTGTTGCGGGAAGCGTTTTATGAAATGACGTTTTATTGAGTATTTTACGCACGTAATTGTAAACAATTGCATATACTGTACGGTGCTTTTCGTATGATATGTCATTAGTGTAAACAGTGTAAATCTCTATTGTATTAGTAAGGGAGAAAACACACAAGACACACATGTGAAAGCCTTAAAATATACGTGACATTTGTGATTTTCCTGTATATTTACAGGGGTAGCTTCATCCGAACCATGCTCCTTCATGGTCATTGGCTCAAGTCGTGCAATCAATTTGAGTTCCTCATTCGTCATAGAAAATACTTGCATCTGGCATATCGAAGTACCACCTCATCACAATATACGTTTAAACTTTACTACCCTTAATATCGTGAATCAACCTGGCTCGAACATCAGTTCGGTAAAAGTCTATGATGGAAGGAACGAGTCTCAAACGTTGCTTGGGCGCTTCACTGAAAACAAGAGTCATTTCTCCATACAATCGAGTGGACGCTACATGTTCGTAGTTGCAACTGGCGTTGCAAGCTTTAAAGCAGTTTATACTTCTAGAGCAAGAAGAGGTAATTCCAAAAACAATTCCTCGTTAATATCACAGTTGTAGTGAGAACTTATCATTTTAATCATGGTCTTACCCTTAAATTCAAATCTAAAAGCTTTCCTGTTTACCGCAGAACCAACCAAAAGCAAATGTTGGGCATCACATAGATTTGTCTCAACAGAAGAGTACTACTCTGCCCGCTGGACTCGCAAATTTGACTGGGATATGAAGAACAAACTATGATGACATATTCAGATATGGGAAATTCGTTTTCCAATGAAGTTGGTCGATTATTGGCACCGTTGGATTAAAGTCTTGGACCTGTGGCTGGAAACATTATAATCCTTTTTGGTGCCTTTTTGTGAGGAACATTCAAGTTAAAATGACATTATTTTACATCAATCTAGGCACTTTTCAAaagtttttaacttgttttcttttctataGCATCTTCAAACAAATTCATCCCTTGTTGCATTTCATTTTTGCGAACTGAATTGGTTTCCAAACCCACTTTGGTAAAGTAACAGAAGACGAGAGTAGGTCACCATCCCATGTATCCCTTGTGATCGGCTATGAAAGCCAGGAACGTTTCCGTGACTCCATGTGGTTAAgagctgaaatgaaatttaggTAGTAATAAAGTAGTATTTTACAAAGTGAATAGGGACTGTTACACTTTCTTCTTCACAGTGTAAAAGCGTGTAAGAATTCTGGAGATGGTCTTATAGCAAAGTAACTATTTTGAAGGTTCTGAGGTTCGTTTACAATGTGCTATAGTTAACTGATGGCTAAAATTTGTACATCGTCTTTTTATTGCAGCTAAACCAAgcgtaataattcctttaggAATGGTTCGAACAGTCTTGGAACATTATGTGTGGTGCTCGTCTGAAGGGACGCCCCCGATCAACATATCATTGATGAACTCAACTACAACCTTGGCTTCTGGGAAGGGAATAGTGTGGAGCAAACTCAACCATGATGGTAACTATAGTTGCGTCGCTACAAATGAAGTTGGCACCGAATCAAAGACGTTTTACATTTCTCTTACAGGTTAGATTATACTGACCTTATTTCCCTCCAAATGTGGTTACTTCATCATCACACGAAACAAAGCTGTAGCAATAAAGCGATGAATTAATTTCCAAGTCTAAGATAATTTTTCCATGACATTATTACTCCTTATCAGTAGTTTACAGCTCACAGCTCTACGCAAACCATTTTCTCCCGAGTGGAACCGAATCCTCTTTTGTCGTTAGTACACTTTGTTTTATTTCGATTTCCACTTGTTTATAATCAGATGATTCATTCGCACACGTACGAATTACAGCTCACTTTCTTTTGAGACAAGAGCGCCCAAACATGAAACACCAAAAACCTCCCCAGAATATAATCTTATAAGGTAAAGTaaagtggctcaaaccagttttaacacttgaaagaaacattctTATTAGAGTGATTGACagcactttatcacttaacagcaatgttatggtaccatatcaaacaccaattattgctgaaaaagattcggttttttttgtgttgtaaaacgttaccgtggcaacagcaaatccctgcaaaaacaccccatattttggctttagctgctcatatttcaaaaacgacgtcggtaacccccattttttatttctgaaatgtaatcagcatgcaacaataaaatttttaaaaaattctgtagagCGGAATTCAGAGcgaccttaaataattgaacaTTTAAGGTCGCTCTAAATCCGCgccacagattttttttaaattttgcagagagtttcattttGACCGGCtaatcacttttgtgcaataaaaaattggggtcacggagttcgtttttcagatatgagcaactaaagccaaaatataggatgTTTTTGCGAGGATTTCCTGTTGTCATAATAACTtcttacgtcacaaaaatgacttcatcttgtttagcaataaatgatgtttcacatggtatcataacattggtgttacgtgataaagtgttgtagtgtcaatccttctaataacaaggtctcttgaaggtgttgaaactggtttgagtcgACATCAAGTCTTTAATCGTCTTTAATGCATAAACTATATTTTCCGAAGTGTGAAATTTAAATCAAATCCCATAAAGGCTGGGCTATTTCTTTACTATTTCACAAAGCTTGAATTATCTTTCACAGATTTTCGCGTTTGTGTGAATTTGTGTGACTGCCGCGGCACTACATCTCGGTGGTCTCAATTTGAGAACATCTTCCGCTGCACAG encodes:
- the LOC137989253 gene encoding uncharacterized protein; its protein translation is MLIEVQSRMETIEHLAAIIFWMCSLWRVASSEPCSFMVIGSSRAINLSSSFVIENTCIWHIEVPPHHNIRLNFTTLNIVNQPGSNISSVKVYDGRNESQTLLGRFTENKSHFSIQSSGRYMFVVATGVASFKAVYTSRARRAKPSVIIPLGMVRTVLEHYVWCSSEGTPPINISLMNSTTTLASGKGIVWSKLNHDGNYSCVATNEVGTESKTFYISLTDFRVCVNLCDCRGTTSRWSQFENIFRCTEKYSAHLLNNIPTTTTKLWLYNNEITHLPENVFSGLGALQHLWLFNNEITHLPENVFSGLGALQHLSEVRDSVIARGTCEASWVTSVAGMVGKARFPVAVAEVEAGTSGSVIGGRESAKASVATEMYQMDWTNQLTLADVNIALHSESFQDYRS